From a region of the Triticum aestivum cultivar Chinese Spring chromosome 7D, IWGSC CS RefSeq v2.1, whole genome shotgun sequence genome:
- the LOC123169670 gene encoding protein RAFTIN 1B-like, with amino-acid sequence MARFLLALLAATVVAVQAGGQLAQAALAPAEVFWRAVLPHSPLPDAILQLVQPAADTSFLSKGRVKPPFDYQEYIRSSSDDESSERTAGERELEYDDYKGADKRRDATFNPFNYMYKAPSKTRPSPFDYMYKGPSKSQAGERLGAPAGNPFGYHYKAPSSSHAGSGASTARVGKAETTTVFFHEEAVRVGKRLPFYFPLTTPAALGFLPRQVADSVPFTTAALPGVLATFGIASDSATVASMEATLRACESPTIAGESKFCATSLEALVERAMGVLGTRDIRPVTSTLPRAGAPLQWYTVRVVRPVEGGPVFVACHDEAYPYTVYRCHTTGPSRAYMVEMEGARGGNAVTIAAVCHTDTSLWNPEHVSFKLLGTKPGGTPVCHLMPYGHIIWAKNVKRSTA; translated from the exons ATGGCGCGCTTCCTCCTTGCCCTCCTCGCTGCCACCGTGGTCGCG GTTCAGGCTGGAGGTCAGCTGGCCCAAGCGGCGCTGGCGCCGGCCGAGGTGTTCTGGCGCGCCGTGCTGCCGCACTCGCCATTGCCCGACGCCATCCTCCAGCTCGTCCAACCTGCAGCGG ACACCAGCTTCTTGAGCAAAGGCAGGGTCAAGCCTCCCTTCGACTACCAAGAGTACATCCGCTCGTCGTCCGATGATGAGTCGAGCGAACGCACCGCCGGAGAGCGGGAGTTGGAGTACGACGACTACAAAGGCGCCGACAAACGCCGTGACGCCACCTTTAACCCTTTCAACTACATGTACAAGGCGCCTAGCAAAACACGGCCGAGCCCTTTCGATTACATGTACAAGGGGCCTAGCAAAAGCCAAGCGGGAGAACGGCTTGGCGCCCCCGCTGGTAACCCTTTCGGGTACCACTACAAGGCGCCGAGCAGCAGCCATGCCGGAAGCGGGGCGTCCACGGCTAGGGTCGGCAAGGCGGAGACGACGACGGTGTTCTTTCACGAGGAGGCGGTGCGCGTCGGCAAGAGGCTCCCGTTCTACTTCCCGCTGACGACTCCCGCCGCTCTCGGTTTCCTGCCGCGCCAGGTCGCCGACTCCGTCCCGTTCACGACGGCCGCGCTACCCGGCGTCCTCGCGACGTTCGGCATCGCGTCCGACTCCGCCACGGTGGCCAGCATGGAGGCGACGCTGCGCGCCTGCGAGTCGCCGACCATCGCCGGCGAGTCCAAGTTCTGCGCGACCTCGCTGGAGGCCCTGGTGGAGCGCGCCATGGGAGTTCTGGGGACCCGGGACATCAGGCCGGTGACGTCGACGCTGCCCCGCGCCGGCGCTCCGCTGCAGTGGTACACCGTCCGCGTCGTGCGGCCGGTGGAGGGGGGCCCGGTCTTCGTGGCATGCCACGACGAGGCCTACCCGTACACCGTGTACCGGTGCCACACCACCGGCCCGTCCAGGGCGTACATGGTGGAGATGGAGGGCGCGCGCGGCGGCAACGCGGTGACCATCGCCGCCGTGTGCCACACCGACACGTCCCTCTGGAACCCGGAGCACGTCTCCTTCAAGCTGCTCGGCACCAAGCCCGGCGGCACGCCGGTCTGCCACCTCATGCCGTACGGGCACATAATCTGGGCCAAGAACGTGAAGCGCTCGACTGCGTGA